From Synergistaceae bacterium, the proteins below share one genomic window:
- a CDS encoding sodium:proton antiporter → MPSPEELRNFLLIGSVIFLSVTIFICLLRAALGPRFSDRIIAANIIGTKVILLIAVLALIIGENYLVDVCLIYAIINFLSVVVLARSVIEKKEDEKES, encoded by the coding sequence ATGCCTAGTCCTGAAGAGTTAAGAAATTTTTTACTAATCGGCAGCGTTATATTTTTGTCGGTTACAATTTTTATTTGTCTCTTGCGTGCTGCGTTAGGGCCGAGATTTTCAGACAGGATTATTGCAGCTAACATAATCGGCACGAAAGTAATTTTATTAATTGCTGTGCTGGCTCTGATAATCGGCGAAAATTATTTAGTTGATGTATGCTTGATTTACGCGATAATAAATTTTTTGTCGGTGGTAGTGCTTGCGCGTTCAGTAATTGAGAAAAAGGAGGACGAGAAAGAGTCATGA
- a CDS encoding type II toxin-antitoxin system Phd/YefM family antitoxin produces the protein MRILNANKARGQFFELLSEVNDNSSPVMILNDNGKNAVLISEDDWDSLQETLYLHSIPGMVESINQARQESLDECKEYDPNEEWSNLYSENTLKAITAKSRSKTLSAAIVGRSKNIHVKFFHTKGVIHD, from the coding sequence ATGAGAATACTTAACGCAAATAAGGCAAGGGGACAATTTTTCGAGCTTCTATCAGAAGTAAATGACAACAGCTCCCCTGTAATGATTCTTAACGATAACGGCAAAAACGCTGTTCTTATTTCTGAAGATGACTGGGATTCATTGCAGGAAACTTTATATTTGCATTCGATTCCGGGTATGGTTGAAAGCATTAATCAGGCAAGACAAGAATCACTAGACGAGTGCAAAGAATATGATCCTAATGAGGAATGGAGCAACCTTTATAGTGAAAACACTTTAAAAGCTATAACGGCAAAGTCAAGGTCGAAAACCTTATCAGCTGCTATTGTTGGTCGCAGCAAAAACATACATGTAAAATTTTTTCACACGAAAGGAGTCATACACGATTGA
- a CDS encoding ACT domain-containing protein, with protein MSNITFNDNCVHVVFLGVPNVPGIAAEIFSVLSEHSVSVSMVTQNTMRGGRSDLSFLIQREKLDEMIPVCREAAAKVGGQGVSFATEVAAITVDLKSDSANILAKMFKALASVNVNIEIINSTSESAICIVSLTKAREGLEALKRVFD; from the coding sequence ATGAGCAATATTACATTTAATGATAACTGCGTTCACGTCGTTTTTCTCGGAGTCCCTAACGTGCCGGGAATAGCCGCAGAAATTTTCAGCGTTTTATCGGAGCATTCAGTAAGTGTCAGCATGGTAACGCAAAATACAATGAGGGGCGGACGTTCTGATTTATCGTTCTTGATTCAGCGTGAAAAACTTGATGAAATGATTCCTGTCTGCCGTGAAGCTGCTGCAAAGGTCGGCGGTCAAGGCGTTTCATTTGCAACAGAAGTAGCGGCCATCACAGTAGATTTGAAATCTGACTCAGCAAATATCCTCGCGAAAATGTTCAAGGCTCTTGCGTCCGTAAATGTGAACATAGAAATTATTAATTCAACGTCAGAGAGCGCGATTTGTATAGTGAGTCTTACTAAGGCTCGT
- a CDS encoding DUF4040 domain-containing protein — protein MIVVEWLLLIFLIVCAVAVSVSKSLLNSVIIFMSYSLVMAVIWVLLRSPDLAITEAAVGAGVTSVLFFLALRKIGQLEHKHDENT, from the coding sequence ATGATTGTTGTAGAATGGCTGTTATTAATTTTCTTGATAGTGTGCGCTGTTGCTGTATCAGTCTCGAAAAGTTTGCTTAATTCCGTAATTATATTCATGAGCTACAGTCTTGTAATGGCGGTTATATGGGTGTTATTAAGATCTCCGGACTTGGCCATAACAGAAGCTGCTGTCGGTGCGGGAGTAACGAGCGTTTTATTTTTTCTGGCACTGCGTAAAATCGGGCAATTAGAGCACAAACACGATGAGAATACTTAA
- a CDS encoding monovalent cation/H(+) antiporter subunit G — MIRVIIAGVLVLAGLLVLGLATVGIFRFSTMLNRIHVAAKCDTLGALLVLAGLIILSGANVFSLKLFLVIIFLWLCNPAASHLIARAEVETNPDLNLICDYIDLTGGGKKL, encoded by the coding sequence ATGATTCGTGTAATTATTGCGGGAGTGCTTGTGCTTGCGGGATTATTAGTGCTTGGCCTTGCTACTGTCGGGATATTCAGATTTTCGACGATGCTTAATAGGATTCACGTTGCTGCAAAGTGCGATACTTTAGGGGCTTTGCTTGTTCTTGCGGGATTAATAATTTTGTCGGGAGCAAATGTCTTCTCGCTGAAATTATTTCTGGTGATTATATTTTTATGGCTGTGCAATCCTGCGGCGAGTCATTTAATAGCGCGTGCAGAAGTCGAGACTAACCCGGATTTAAATTTAATTTGCGATTATATTGACTTGACCGGAGGCGGTAAAAAATTATGA
- a CDS encoding Na+/H+ antiporter subunit E codes for MSLVYFTLWVIFNGRLTWEIFISGVIAAVLLDLFVKRVMKINFSGSYLKFLTLLPDVIIYAVVLLIEIVRANFAIIRLVLAPEIDVEPCLVRFQTPLKTQAARAALANSITLTPGTITVSLEGNELLVHALNREIAHGLEGSLFERLLSRMEARVNA; via the coding sequence TTGAGCCTCGTATATTTTACATTATGGGTAATTTTTAACGGCCGCTTGACGTGGGAAATTTTTATTTCGGGCGTTATTGCTGCTGTTCTGCTTGATTTATTCGTGAAAAGGGTCATGAAGATTAATTTTTCGGGGTCATACTTGAAATTTTTGACTCTCTTGCCTGACGTAATTATTTATGCGGTTGTCCTGTTAATTGAAATTGTGCGGGCAAATTTTGCGATTATAAGACTCGTTCTTGCGCCTGAAATTGACGTTGAGCCTTGTCTTGTGAGATTCCAGACTCCATTAAAGACTCAAGCGGCGAGGGCTGCTCTTGCAAATTCCATAACTTTAACGCCGGGAACTATTACAGTTTCACTTGAGGGCAATGAATTATTAGTTCACGCACTGAATCGCGAAATAGCACACGGACTCGAAGGAAGTTTATTCGAGCGTTTATTGTCAAGAATGGAGGCGCGAGTCAATGCCTAG